A genome region from Syntrophaceae bacterium includes the following:
- a CDS encoding DUF2284 domain-containing protein — MKQPPKQPAKKPAQGLNRVIDTLKKKGASEVRVIKASDVIVDERVRLKCQVPICDSYGKNLMCPPYLPSVMDFRDALARYDRALLVQLSVPLHRKAKGRAKEVFDPARVLHELINLGERLCFEAGFRFAAGLIGGCCRLCETCIALEPEGHCRHPFRARPSMEAMGIDVIGTLENAGLPLLRFPVQEKVTWTGLILL; from the coding sequence TTGAAGCAGCCACCGAAACAACCCGCAAAGAAGCCGGCGCAAGGCCTCAACAGGGTCATTGACACCCTCAAGAAGAAAGGCGCCTCCGAGGTCCGGGTCATCAAGGCCTCCGACGTGATCGTCGATGAGCGCGTTCGCCTCAAGTGCCAGGTCCCCATCTGCGACTCCTACGGCAAGAATCTCATGTGCCCGCCCTACCTTCCGTCCGTCATGGACTTCCGGGATGCCCTCGCCCGCTATGACAGGGCGCTGCTCGTTCAGCTGAGCGTCCCCCTGCACAGGAAAGCAAAGGGGAGAGCCAAGGAGGTCTTCGACCCCGCGCGGGTGCTGCACGAACTGATCAACCTGGGCGAGAGGCTGTGCTTCGAGGCGGGGTTCCGGTTCGCCGCGGGGCTCATCGGCGGGTGCTGCCGTCTCTGCGAGACCTGCATCGCCCTGGAGCCCGAGGGCCACTGCAGGCACCCCTTCCGGGCGAGGCCCTCCATGGAAGCCATGGGCATCGACGTCATCGGCACGCTCGAGAACGCCGGCCTTCCCCTGCTGCGCTTCCCCGTGCAGGAAAAGGTGACGTGGACGGGACTCATCCTGCTATGA